Proteins encoded in a region of the Vicia villosa cultivar HV-30 ecotype Madison, WI linkage group LG5, Vvil1.0, whole genome shotgun sequence genome:
- the LOC131604227 gene encoding uncharacterized protein LOC131604227 — MDGDLAKSFWHSSEVDFSFSNSIGRSGGLLILWNNKVEVINSFRGEGYLGIKACWENKFYYLINVYSPCLRTKKMELWKKLLELKEAFKDGDWIVGGDFNAIKNSRERKGRGLFMNNREMELFSEFIDKSELVDIPCKGKKFSWFSGDGKSMSRIDRFIVSNDVVSRWEVTGQLIGDRDISDHCPIWIIKDHRNWGPKPFKFNNEWFSFDSFIPFVEKEWKSIKVEGRGDFVLKEKL; from the coding sequence ATGGATGGTGACTTGGCCAAGTCTTTTTGGCATTCTTCGGAGGTAGATTTTTCTTTCTCTAACTCGATTGGTAGGTCGGGAGGATTGCTCATTTTATGGAATAACAAAGTGGAGGTTATTAATAGTTTTAGAGGTGAAGGTTATTTAGGGATAAAAGCTTGTTGGGAGAATAAGTTTTACTACTTGATTAATGTGTACTCTCCGTGCCTTAGGACTAAAAAGATGGAATTATGGAAGAAGTTGCTTGAGTTAAAGGAGGCTTTTAAGGATGGGGATTGGATAGTGGGAGGAGATTTTAATGCGATAAAAAATTCTAGAGAAAGGAAGGGTCGCGGTTTGTTTATGAATAATAGAGAGATGGAGCTTTTTTCGGAGTTCATTGATAAAAGCGAGTTGGTGGATATTCCTTGCAAAGGAAAAAAGTTTTCTTGGTTTAGTGGAGATGGTAAGTCGATGAGTAGAATTGATCGGTTCATTGTTTCCAATGACGTAGTGTCTAGATGGGAGGTTACGGGTCAACTCATCGGTGATAGGGATATTTCGGATCATTGTCCAATTTGGATCATTAAGGATCATAGGAATTGGGGTCCTAAGCCATTTAAGTTCAATAATGAGTGGTTTAGCTTTGACTCTTTTATTCCTTTTGTGGAGAAGGAGTGGAAAAGTATTAAGGTGGAGGGGCGAGGAGACTTCGTGTTAAAGGAAAAGCTCtag
- the LOC131601347 gene encoding tubulin beta-1 chain, with protein MRQILHIQGGQCGNQIGAKFWEVVCAEHGIDPTGRYTGDSDLQLERIDVYYNEASGGRFVPRAVLMDLEPGTMDSIRSGPYGQIFRPDNFVFGQSGAGNNWAKGHYTEGAELIDSVLDVVRKEAENCDCLQGFQVCHSLGGGTGSGMGTLLISKIREEYPDRMMLTFSVFPSPKVSDTVVEPYNATLSVHQLVENADEVMVLDNEALYDICFRILKLSNPSFGDLNHLISATMSGVTCCLRFPGQLNSDLRKLAVNLIPFPRLHFFMVGFAPLTSRGSQQYRTLSVPELTQQMWDAKNMMCAADPRHGRYLTASAMFRGKMSTKEVDEQMMNVQNKNSSYFVEWIPNNVKSTVCDIPPTGLKMASTFIGNSTSIQEMFRRVSEQFTAMFRRKAFLHWYTGEGMDEMEFTEAESNMNDLVAEYQQYQDATADEDEYGEEEGEEEDYGQHDI; from the exons ATGCGTCAAATCCTCCACATCCAGGGCGGTCAATGCGGCAACCAAATCGGAGCCAAATTCTGGGAAGTCGTCTGCGCCGAGCACGGCATCGATCCGACCGGACGCTACACCGGCGACTCAGATCTTCAACTAGAACGGATCGATGTTTACTACAACGAAGCGAGCGGTGGCCGGTTCGTTCCAAGAGCGGTTCTCATGGATCTTGAACCGGGGACTATGGACAGTATCCGGTCTGGACCGTACGGTCAGATCTTTAGACCGGATAACTTTGTGTTTGGGCAGAGTGGTGCCGGGAATAACTGGGCGAAAGGGCATTATACTGAGGGCGCTGAGCTTATTGATTCTGTTCTTGATGTTGTCAGGAAGGAAGCTGAGAACTGTGATTGCTTGCAGG GTTTTCAAGTATGTCATTCACTTGGTGGAGGAACTGGATCTGGAATGGGAACTCTGCTCATTTCAAAGATTAGGGAGGAATACCCTGACAGGATGATGCTCACTTTCTCTGTTTTCCCTTCTCCTAAGGTTTCTGACACTGTGGTTGAGCCCTACAATGCTACTTTATCTGTTCACCAGCTTGTTGAAAATGCAGATGAGGTTATGGTTCTTGACAATGAAGCTTTGTATGACATTTGCTTCCGTATTCTGAAGCTCAGCAACCCAAGCT TTGGTGATCTGAATCATTTGATATCAGCGACTATGTCTGGTGTCACATGTTGTTTGAGGTTCCCTGGTCAGTTGAACTCTGATCTCAGGAAGCTTGCTGTGAATCTCATTCCATTTCCTCGTCTTCACTTTTTCATGGTGGGATTTGCTCCTTTGACCTCCCGTGGCTCCCAGCAGTACAGGACTCTCAGTGTCCCTGAGCTCACCCAACAAATGTGGGATGCGAAGAACATGATGTGTGCTGCTGACCCTAGGCATGGACGTTACCTCACTGCATCTGCTATGTTTAGAGGCAAGATGAGCACCAAGGAGGTTGATGAACAAATGATGAATGTTCAGAACAAGAACTCATCATACTTTGTGGAATGGATCCCAAACAATGTCAAATCCACTGTCTGTGATATTCCTCCAACTGGTTTGAAGATGGCTTCAACATTTATTGGAAACTCAACCTCAATTCAAGAAATGTTCCGCAGGGTGAGTGAACAGTTCACTGCTATGTTCAGGAGAAAGGCTTTCTTGCATTGGTACACAGGTGAAGGAATGGATGAGATGGAATTCACCGAAGCTGAGAGCAACATGAACGACTTGGTTGCAGAGTATCAACAGTATCAAGACGCGACTGCTGATGAGGATGAGTATGGAGAGGAGGAAGGAGAAGAGGAAGATTATGGTCAACATGATATATGA
- the LOC131604226 gene encoding uncharacterized protein LOC131604226, producing the protein MVRFYVFVFGQPETSPFLDNMRNLYQSVQHLDSDVVWNNHLCNQVLLRPKNPCESLCTKLFMNIDDTELSNKYFVCFSCYKFTTFQNVDCICTRGSSSIREAWNLDSENQNNAQDGVFVRKNGPMFLISDDLKIVPSSMLSSLEMLIQSGHSDLTQLEEITHNIGKHEMLNLLKYTLISHEPLTNTILAGSSINKDIPPNQIPSAVIETPLANDNTRKMVVKVMQSKSQKNIIYAETKGDFVDFIFRFLTMPLGSIVKRLGVNSFAGPVGNLYESMESFDPTSVFLNPGIVQQSNCPNHPLNIPHVLPRPTTYYYDYKIGGVISKSSESSSRITPLVSRDFNMLKGVVGFVKQYALYGVGDDLKVKKVSANFCFSYLKELNLSLDDLEVKAISIGDVEALSLLGACVTSNFTLTSGLKHFLNVPKQESTLT; encoded by the exons ATGGTTAGGTTTTATGTCTTTGTTTTTGGC CAACCAGAAACATCACCATTCCTTGATAACATGAGAAATCTCTACCAATCTGTCCAACACCTTGACTCGGACGTTGTTTGGAACAACCATCTGTGCAATCAAGTATTGTTGCGTCCCAAGAATCCATGCGAATCCCTTTGCACGAAGTTGTTTATGAATATTGATGACACTGAACTATCAAATaagtattttgtttgtttttcttgtTACAAGTTCACTACTTTTCAAAATGTTGATTGTATTTGTACACGCGGAAGTTCCTCTATTAGAGAGGCATGGAATTTGGATTCTGAGAATCAGAATAATGCCCAAGATGGTGTATTTGTTAGAAAAAATGGACCGATGTTTCTGATTTCTGATGATTTGAAGATCGTGCCAAGTTCAATGTTGAGTTCACTAGAGATGTTGATCCAATCGGGCCATTCCGACTTGACTCAATTAGAAGAAATCACACACAATATTGGCAAGCATGAG aTGTTAAACCTCCTCAAGTATACCTTAATCTCTCATGAGCCTCTAACGAATACAATTTTGGCAGGCAGTTCCATAAACAAAGACATTCCGCCCAACCAAATTCCATCCGCTGTTATAGAAACTCCCTTGGCTAATGACAACACCCGGAAAATGGTTGTTAAAGTAATGCAAAGTAAATCTCAGAAAAATATAATCTATGCAGAAACCAAAGGAGATTTTGTTGACTTCATTTTTAGGTTTCTTACCATGCCATTAGGATCCATAGTAAAGCGTTTGGGAGTTAACTCTTTTGCCGGACCTGTTGGTAATTTGTACGAGAGTATGGAGAGCTTTGATCCGACTTCAGTGTTTCTCAATCCTGGCATAGTACAACAATCTAATTGTCCAAACCATCCTCTTAACATTCCCCATGTCCTACCACGTCCCACTACATATTATTATGACTATAAAATTGGAGGAGTGATTTCTAAGTCATCGGAATCTAGCTCAAGAATAACACCCTTGGTTTCACGGGACTTCAACATGTTAAAAGGTGTTGTGGGATTTGTGAAGCAATATGCATTATATGGTGTAGGAGACGATCTTAAAGTAAAAAAAGTTTCGGCTAATTTTTGCTTTTCGTATCTGAAAGAACTGAACCTTTCTCTTGATGATCTTGAAGTGAAGGCGATAAGCATCGGTGATGTTGAG GCTTTGAGCCTCCTTGGAGCTTGTGTGACATCAAACTTTACCTTAACGAGTGGACTCAAACACTTCTTGAATGTGCCAAAACAAGAATCCACTTTGACATAA